A single genomic interval of Croceibacter atlanticus HTCC2559 harbors:
- the kdsA gene encoding 3-deoxy-8-phosphooctulonate synthase, whose amino-acid sequence MKLDLIPRLKHTDSNNFFLLAGPCAIESEDMALRIAERVVEITNTLKIPYIFKGSFKKANRSRIDSFTGIGDEKALKILKKVSDTFDVPTVTDIHENSDAALAAEYVDILQIPAFLVRQTDLVVAAAKTGKVVNLKKGQFMSPESMQHAVKKVTDSGNNQVMVTDRGTMFGYQDMVVDFRGIPTMKQYAPTVLDVTHSLQQPNQTSGVTGGRPDMINTIARAGIAAGVDGLFIETHFDPANAKSDGANMLDLQYLESLLTNLTKLRQVVNTF is encoded by the coding sequence ATGAAACTTGATTTAATTCCAAGACTAAAGCATACAGATTCTAACAACTTCTTTTTACTTGCTGGACCGTGCGCTATTGAGAGTGAAGATATGGCTTTGCGCATTGCAGAACGCGTGGTAGAGATTACCAATACATTGAAAATTCCTTATATTTTTAAAGGAAGTTTTAAAAAGGCAAACAGAAGTCGCATAGATAGTTTTACTGGTATTGGTGATGAGAAAGCACTTAAAATCTTAAAAAAAGTTTCTGACACTTTTGACGTTCCTACGGTTACAGATATTCACGAAAATAGCGATGCTGCTCTAGCTGCAGAGTATGTAGATATTTTACAAATCCCTGCTTTTTTAGTAAGACAAACCGACCTTGTTGTGGCTGCTGCCAAAACTGGCAAGGTTGTAAACCTTAAGAAAGGACAATTTATGTCTCCAGAAAGTATGCAACATGCTGTTAAGAAAGTAACAGATAGTGGTAATAACCAAGTTATGGTTACAGATAGAGGTACTATGTTTGGCTACCAAGATATGGTGGTAGACTTTAGAGGCATACCTACAATGAAACAATACGCTCCGACTGTTTTAGATGTTACGCATTCTTTACAGCAACCAAACCAAACTAGTGGTGTTACTGGCGGAAGACCAGATATGATTAATACTATTGCAAGAGCTGGTATTGCTGCTGGTGTAGATGGATTATTTATTGAAACTCATTTTGATCCTGCTAATGCTAAAAGTGATGGAGCCAATATGCTAGATTTACAATACTTAGAAAGCCTACTTACTAACCTTACTAAATTAAGGCAAGTGGTTAATACATTTTAG
- a CDS encoding tetratricopeptide repeat protein, with protein sequence MKLPKILVILSFGLLLHTASAQQTAVFTNQYVAYEQALSLYDNNQFAAAQQQFEKVKLTTEDGTVEANCSYYIANCAVRLNQQGADDLMQDFVDRYPTSTKRNSAFSDVANYYFENGQYSRARKWYDQVNQSNLSNSEKEKFNFNYGYTLFQNKRFDDAKSYMNKVRDSKEYGAQAKYYLGFMAYEGDDYQEADELFEEVKGNDRYEKNLSYFQADMNFKLGKFEKAVAEGKAQLAKSNPKEKSQLNKIIGESYFNLGNYAEAVPYLKEYRGTRGKWNNTDYYQLGYAYYKQGEFDNAISEFNKIVDGKNAVAQNAYYHLAESYLKLDQKQQALNAFKNASEMEFDNAIKKDALLNYAKLSYEIGNSYESTPKVLTRYLETYPDTAEKTELQNLLIDSYITSKNYAEAMELLESSRDFDNKVAYQKVAFYRGIELYNEDNYTEAKTYFEKSLSEPRDASFTARATYWNAETDYNLNNFQDALIGYKEFQGMSAASQTEAYKNLDYNLGYAYFKQKDYEQAISYFKKYSETSSDTSRKKDAFLRLGDTYFVTSKYWPAMESYNDAIALGGKSADYAAFQKAISYGFVNKNDRKIEDLTSFLNQFSRSTYRDDALYELGNTYVAIGNTQEGIKAYNRLIRDVPKSSYVSKALLKQGLIYYNSDRGNEALEKFKKVAADFPGTAQADQAVKTARLIYVDLGRTSEYANWVKTLDFVNVTDADLDNTTYEAAEQQYRQENANAALRGFENYLEEFPNGLHALQSHFYLAQLQFKDNKKEESISHYKFVLTKERNEFTEQSLAQLSQIYLEKSNYKDAIPVLKRLETEADFPQNIVFAQSNLMKSYYQQDNYEQAVSYAENVLANSSIDTKVKNDAHIIIARSAMKTGDEAKAKTAYATVQKTATGKLAAEALYYDAYFKNKAGNYKASNESVQTLAKEYSGYKEYSVKSLLVMAKNFYALEDAYQATYILENIINNFTDYPTVVDEAKAELIKIKTEEAKTNADVNTNGN encoded by the coding sequence ATGAAACTACCCAAAATATTAGTCATCCTAAGTTTCGGATTACTGTTACATACAGCCTCAGCACAACAAACAGCTGTATTTACAAATCAATATGTAGCGTATGAACAAGCACTGTCTTTGTACGATAACAATCAATTTGCTGCAGCACAACAACAATTTGAAAAAGTAAAGCTAACCACAGAAGATGGTACTGTTGAGGCCAATTGCTCCTATTATATTGCTAATTGTGCAGTAAGACTTAACCAGCAAGGTGCAGATGATCTTATGCAGGATTTTGTAGATCGATATCCTACAAGTACAAAACGCAACTCAGCGTTTAGTGATGTTGCCAACTATTACTTTGAGAACGGTCAATATTCTCGTGCAAGAAAATGGTATGACCAAGTAAACCAAAGTAATCTTTCTAACTCAGAAAAAGAAAAATTCAATTTTAATTATGGCTATACATTATTTCAGAACAAACGTTTTGATGATGCTAAAAGCTATATGAATAAAGTAAGAGACTCTAAAGAATATGGTGCGCAGGCAAAATATTATTTAGGATTTATGGCTTATGAAGGTGACGATTATCAGGAAGCAGACGAGCTGTTTGAAGAAGTAAAAGGAAACGATCGTTATGAGAAAAACCTAAGCTACTTTCAAGCTGATATGAATTTCAAGCTTGGTAAGTTTGAAAAAGCTGTAGCCGAAGGTAAAGCACAACTTGCAAAGTCTAATCCTAAAGAAAAGTCGCAACTTAACAAGATTATTGGTGAGAGCTATTTTAATTTAGGTAATTATGCTGAAGCTGTTCCTTACCTAAAGGAGTATAGAGGTACAAGAGGAAAATGGAACAATACAGATTACTACCAACTAGGTTACGCCTATTACAAACAAGGCGAGTTTGATAATGCGATATCTGAATTTAATAAAATTGTAGATGGTAAAAATGCTGTTGCTCAAAACGCATACTACCACTTAGCAGAATCTTATTTAAAGCTTGACCAAAAGCAGCAAGCCTTAAATGCATTTAAAAACGCTTCTGAAATGGAGTTTGATAATGCTATTAAAAAAGACGCCCTTCTTAATTATGCAAAGCTATCCTATGAAATAGGAAACAGTTATGAGAGTACGCCAAAAGTGTTAACACGTTACTTAGAAACGTATCCAGATACTGCAGAAAAAACTGAGCTTCAAAATTTATTGATCGACTCATATATTACTTCTAAAAACTACGCTGAAGCTATGGAACTTTTAGAAAGCAGTAGAGATTTTGATAATAAAGTGGCATATCAAAAAGTTGCTTTTTACAGAGGAATTGAGTTGTATAATGAAGACAACTATACCGAAGCAAAAACATATTTCGAAAAATCTTTAAGCGAACCTAGAGACGCTTCTTTTACAGCAAGAGCTACGTATTGGAACGCAGAAACAGATTATAACTTAAATAATTTTCAAGATGCTCTAATTGGTTATAAAGAGTTTCAAGGTATGAGTGCGGCCTCTCAAACAGAAGCATATAAAAATTTAGATTATAATTTAGGGTACGCTTACTTTAAACAAAAAGATTACGAGCAAGCCATCTCATATTTCAAAAAATACTCTGAAACCTCTTCAGATACTTCAAGAAAAAAAGATGCTTTTTTACGCTTGGGTGATACTTACTTTGTTACTAGTAAATATTGGCCAGCAATGGAAAGCTATAATGATGCTATTGCTCTTGGCGGTAAATCTGCAGATTATGCTGCATTTCAAAAAGCTATTAGTTACGGTTTTGTAAACAAGAACGACCGCAAGATTGAGGACTTAACTTCATTTTTAAATCAGTTTTCAAGGTCTACATATCGTGATGATGCCCTTTATGAGCTAGGTAACACTTATGTAGCTATCGGCAATACACAAGAAGGTATAAAAGCATACAACCGTTTAATTAGAGATGTCCCTAAAAGCTCTTATGTTTCAAAAGCACTTTTAAAACAAGGTCTTATTTATTACAACTCAGATCGTGGTAATGAAGCCTTGGAGAAATTTAAAAAAGTAGCCGCAGATTTTCCAGGAACCGCACAGGCAGACCAAGCTGTTAAAACTGCTCGATTAATATATGTAGATTTAGGACGAACTTCTGAATATGCCAACTGGGTTAAAACTTTAGATTTTGTAAATGTTACAGATGCAGATCTTGACAACACAACTTATGAGGCTGCAGAACAACAATACAGGCAGGAAAATGCAAATGCAGCACTAAGAGGTTTTGAAAATTACCTAGAAGAGTTTCCTAATGGTTTACATGCGTTACAAAGTCATTTCTATCTAGCTCAACTTCAATTTAAAGACAATAAAAAAGAAGAAAGTATCTCTCATTATAAATTTGTATTAACCAAAGAACGTAATGAGTTTACAGAACAATCTTTAGCTCAATTGTCTCAAATTTATTTAGAGAAATCAAATTATAAAGACGCAATACCAGTACTTAAACGATTAGAGACCGAAGCAGATTTTCCGCAGAACATTGTCTTTGCCCAATCTAACTTAATGAAAAGCTATTACCAGCAAGACAACTATGAGCAAGCTGTTTCCTATGCAGAAAATGTATTGGCAAACTCAAGTATAGATACTAAGGTTAAAAATGATGCGCATATCATTATAGCAAGATCTGCAATGAAAACTGGAGATGAAGCTAAAGCAAAAACGGCTTATGCTACGGTGCAAAAAACGGCTACAGGAAAGTTAGCTGCAGAAGCTTTATACTATGATGCTTATTTTAAGAATAAAGCAGGTAATTACAAAGCCTCAAATGAAAGTGTACAAACCTTAGCTAAAGAGTACTCAGGATATAAAGAATATAGTGTAAAGAGTTTATTAGTTATGGCTAAGAACTTTTATGCTTTAGAAGATGCATACCAAGCTACTTATATTTTAGAAAATATCATTAACAACTTTACAGACTACCCTACAGTTGTAGATGAAGCTAAAGCAGAGCTAATTAAAATTAAAACAGAAGAAGCTAAAACAAATGCAGATGTTAACACTAACGGCAACTAA
- the typA gene encoding translational GTPase TypA, which produces MEIKNIAIIAHVDHGKTTLVDKIMYHCQLFRENENTGDLILDNNDLERERGITITSKNVSVNYKDIKINIIDTPGHADFGGEVERVLNMADGVLLLVDAFEGPMPQTRFVLQKAIDLGLKPCVVINKVDKENCTPDLVHEKVFDLMFELGAEEWQLDFPTVYGSAKQGWMSDDYQKPTENIEPLLEMVYDHIPAPKIEEGTTQMLITSLDFSSYTGRIAIGRLQRGHLKENMQISLVKRDGSIQKARIKELHTFEGLGRKKVEEVKAGDICAIVGLESFDIGDTVADFENPEGLKTIAIDEPTMSMLFTINDSPFFGKDGKFVTSRHVKDRLTKELEKNLALRVEETDSADKFMVFGRGVLHLSVLIETMRREGYELQIGQPQVIIKEIDGVKCEPFEELTIDLPEEVSGRAVEFVSLRKGEMTSMEAKGDRMVCEFIIPSRGIIGLRNQLLTATAGEAIMAHRFKEYAPLKGDIPQRQNGSLVSMENGSAIPYSIDKLQDRGRFFVDPGEDIYEGQVIGENSRGDDMVVNVTKTKKLSNVRSSGADDKAKITPAIKFSLEEALEYIQKDEYVEVTPNHLRLRKIYLKEVDRKRYKIV; this is translated from the coding sequence ATGGAAATCAAAAATATAGCAATTATTGCTCACGTTGACCACGGTAAAACAACCTTGGTTGATAAAATTATGTATCACTGTCAGTTATTCAGAGAAAATGAAAACACTGGTGATCTTATATTGGACAACAACGATCTTGAACGCGAACGTGGTATTACAATTACATCTAAAAACGTTTCTGTAAACTACAAAGACATTAAGATTAATATTATTGATACACCTGGTCACGCCGATTTTGGTGGAGAAGTAGAGCGTGTACTTAACATGGCAGATGGCGTTTTATTGTTAGTAGATGCTTTTGAAGGCCCAATGCCTCAAACTCGTTTTGTACTACAAAAAGCTATAGACTTAGGCCTTAAGCCTTGTGTAGTTATAAATAAGGTAGATAAAGAAAACTGTACTCCAGACTTGGTGCACGAAAAAGTATTCGACTTAATGTTTGAGCTTGGTGCAGAAGAGTGGCAATTAGACTTCCCAACTGTTTACGGTTCTGCCAAACAAGGTTGGATGAGTGATGATTACCAAAAACCAACAGAGAATATCGAGCCATTATTAGAAATGGTTTATGATCATATTCCCGCGCCAAAAATTGAAGAAGGAACAACACAGATGTTAATTACATCTTTAGATTTCTCTTCTTACACAGGTCGTATAGCAATAGGTCGTTTACAAAGAGGACATCTTAAAGAAAATATGCAAATCTCTCTTGTAAAAAGAGATGGTAGCATACAAAAAGCTAGAATTAAAGAACTACATACTTTTGAAGGCCTTGGCCGTAAAAAAGTAGAAGAAGTAAAAGCTGGAGATATCTGCGCAATCGTAGGATTAGAAAGCTTTGATATTGGAGATACTGTAGCAGATTTTGAAAATCCAGAAGGGTTAAAAACTATTGCTATAGATGAGCCAACAATGAGTATGTTATTTACAATTAACGATTCGCCTTTCTTTGGTAAAGACGGAAAGTTTGTAACATCTCGCCACGTAAAAGACCGTTTAACTAAAGAACTTGAGAAAAACTTAGCACTACGTGTTGAAGAAACAGACAGTGCAGACAAGTTTATGGTATTTGGTCGTGGTGTACTTCACTTATCTGTATTAATTGAAACAATGCGTCGTGAAGGTTATGAATTACAAATTGGGCAGCCACAAGTAATCATTAAGGAAATTGATGGTGTTAAATGTGAGCCTTTTGAAGAATTAACTATTGATCTTCCAGAAGAAGTTTCTGGTAGAGCAGTGGAGTTTGTATCGCTTCGTAAAGGAGAGATGACAAGTATGGAAGCTAAAGGCGACCGTATGGTTTGTGAGTTTATTATTCCTTCTAGAGGTATTATAGGATTACGTAACCAATTACTTACTGCAACAGCTGGTGAGGCAATTATGGCACACCGTTTTAAGGAATATGCACCACTTAAAGGTGATATTCCACAACGTCAAAACGGTTCTTTAGTATCTATGGAAAATGGTTCTGCTATTCCTTATTCTATCGATAAGTTACAGGATAGAGGTCGTTTCTTTGTAGATCCAGGTGAGGATATTTACGAAGGTCAAGTAATTGGCGAAAACTCTCGTGGTGATGATATGGTTGTTAACGTAACTAAGACTAAGAAACTGTCTAACGTACGTTCTTCTGGAGCAGATGATAAAGCGAAGATTACACCAGCAATTAAGTTTTCTTTAGAAGAGGCTTTAGAATATATTCAGAAAGATGAGTATGTTGAAGTAACGCCAAACCACTTAAGATTACGTAAAATCTACTTAAAAGAAGTTGATAGAAAACGTTACAAGATTGTATAA
- a CDS encoding DUF1801 domain-containing protein produces MNPAEDYILKKPQPWQSILLELRFIILSISEDVEESYKWSLPFYGAYKQMFCFLNFRKTYIDLGIPYGIHIKQHSQYLVDGENRKMLRSLRFHTLEDIDHAIVKAILTEAFQNLKQR; encoded by the coding sequence TTGAATCCAGCTGAAGATTACATATTAAAAAAACCTCAACCTTGGCAATCTATTTTGCTAGAGTTGAGGTTTATAATTTTATCAATTTCAGAAGATGTAGAAGAGTCCTACAAATGGAGTTTGCCATTTTATGGTGCCTACAAACAAATGTTCTGCTTTCTAAATTTCAGAAAAACTTATATCGATTTAGGCATTCCTTATGGTATTCATATAAAACAACATTCACAATATCTTGTTGATGGAGAAAACAGAAAAATGCTTAGATCTTTAAGATTTCACACTTTAGAAGATATAGATCATGCTATTGTAAAGGCAATTCTTACAGAAGCATTTCAGAATTTAAAACAACGCTAA
- a CDS encoding FG-GAP-like repeat-containing protein, which produces MRKITLSFLCCLISSLGFSQDDCASAIAITEGIYTVDAIDGTEVPSPICAANGGGATAGEWYTYTAQENLGLTITTDLSQNQNQDPQADTRFHVYTGTCGDLVCRSGDDDAGTGFLSIAQFNVEAGTTYYIAFDNKWNSSGFDFQIIEGAVIAEPETIITFTSTGSETDGTQRALVDMNGDYLDDIVSISTTNVNIRYQQTSGDFTTANIETTSAENSPSWSLSAGDIDGNGYNDLLYGGASGVTFMIANDTGTGFSQISGSEYVFSQRSNFVDINNDGHLDAFVCHDVEPNVYYINDGNGNLTFNQGGLGDTVNGGNYGSIWIDYDNDRDMDLFIAKCRGGNSGANINQLHENDGSGNFTEVSTAMNLADPVQTWSSAWGDFDNDGDMDAFIGASSFTNGGHKFMRNDESTFTDVITGTGLENFEDTDIEYVTHDFDNNGYLDIYSGSGNFFFNNGDMTFTQQIVNFGAGPIGDLNNDGFLDILSGNIYMNDGNDNNWLKITTEGVQSNWNGIGARIEIQSAMGSQMRDIRSGDGFRYMSSLNAHFGIGTDTEIESVTIYWPSGIVDTILNPTINETLFVQEGQTLSIKDNSALQLNLYPNPTHQYLYVEGLQNDTKNTSLQIVDVQGKQVNNVRLNSNRVDVSQLSNGIYFATITINNQSQTLKFVKD; this is translated from the coding sequence ATGAGAAAAATTACTTTAAGCTTCTTATGTTGCCTCATCTCAAGCTTGGGGTTTTCCCAAGACGATTGCGCGAGTGCAATAGCAATAACCGAAGGTATATATACAGTTGATGCAATAGATGGAACAGAAGTGCCATCGCCAATTTGTGCAGCTAATGGTGGTGGTGCAACTGCAGGCGAATGGTATACATATACCGCACAAGAAAATTTAGGGCTTACAATTACCACAGACCTATCCCAAAACCAAAATCAAGATCCTCAGGCAGATACAAGGTTTCATGTATATACTGGAACTTGTGGAGATTTAGTGTGTCGCTCTGGAGATGATGATGCAGGAACTGGATTTTTATCTATAGCACAATTTAATGTTGAAGCAGGTACAACGTATTATATTGCTTTTGATAATAAATGGAATTCTTCAGGGTTTGATTTTCAAATTATTGAAGGTGCAGTTATTGCAGAACCAGAGACAATCATCACATTTACCTCTACTGGTTCTGAAACAGATGGAACTCAAAGAGCATTGGTCGATATGAATGGCGATTATTTAGATGACATCGTTTCAATTAGCACTACCAATGTTAATATCAGATATCAGCAAACTTCAGGTGACTTCACAACAGCAAACATCGAAACTACATCTGCAGAAAATTCTCCGTCGTGGAGCTTGTCTGCTGGAGATATAGATGGTAATGGCTACAACGATTTATTATATGGAGGTGCAAGTGGTGTCACATTTATGATAGCAAATGATACTGGTACTGGTTTCTCACAAATTTCAGGATCAGAATATGTGTTTTCACAACGCTCTAATTTTGTAGATATTAATAATGACGGTCATTTAGATGCCTTTGTATGTCATGATGTTGAACCTAATGTGTATTATATAAATGATGGTAATGGGAACCTAACCTTTAATCAAGGTGGATTAGGAGATACTGTAAATGGCGGCAACTACGGCTCCATTTGGATAGATTACGATAATGATCGCGATATGGATTTGTTTATAGCAAAATGTCGTGGTGGTAACTCTGGTGCCAACATTAATCAATTACATGAGAATGATGGTAGTGGTAATTTTACAGAAGTAAGTACGGCTATGAATTTGGCAGACCCAGTGCAAACTTGGTCTTCTGCTTGGGGAGATTTTGATAATGATGGTGATATGGATGCGTTTATTGGCGCCAGTTCATTTACTAATGGAGGTCATAAATTTATGCGTAACGACGAGTCTACTTTTACAGATGTTATTACAGGTACAGGTTTAGAGAATTTTGAAGATACAGATATAGAGTATGTAACTCATGACTTTGACAACAATGGGTATTTAGACATTTACTCAGGTTCTGGAAATTTCTTTTTTAATAACGGAGATATGACCTTTACTCAACAGATAGTAAACTTTGGAGCTGGTCCTATTGGAGACCTTAATAATGATGGATTTTTGGATATACTCTCTGGTAATATTTATATGAATGATGGTAATGATAACAACTGGCTAAAAATTACGACAGAAGGTGTGCAAAGTAACTGGAATGGTATAGGAGCAAGAATTGAAATACAAAGCGCAATGGGATCTCAAATGCGAGATATACGTAGTGGAGATGGTTTTAGGTATATGAGCTCTCTTAATGCACATTTTGGAATAGGTACAGATACAGAAATAGAAAGTGTAACTATTTATTGGCCATCTGGTATTGTAGATACTATTTTAAACCCGACAATAAATGAAACCTTGTTTGTTCAAGAAGGTCAAACATTATCAATTAAAGACAATAGCGCACTGCAGTTAAATTTATACCCAAATCCTACACACCAATATTTGTATGTAGAAGGTTTACAAAATGATACAAAGAATACGTCCCTACAAATTGTTGATGTTCAAGGAAAACAAGTAAATAATGTTAGGCTTAATTCAAATAGGGTAGATGTTTCTCAGCTATCTAATGGAATTTACTTTGCAACAATTACTATTAACAACCAAAGTCAGACTTTAAAATTTGTTAAAGATTAA
- a CDS encoding TonB-dependent receptor: protein MSKLNIKYLILTIAILASSGLIAQEDDKETIGSETVVVVKPYTPSVSDAFKVKQTPQLLDSITLQKKSITYKIFSIPVASTFTPTKGTAARVEKARPIQAFDSYATLGVGNYTSAFAEFYTNFEINRGENFGINFKHNSAQGGIDDVLLDDNYYDTNLGLDYSFRDRDLSYTIGLDALHKQYNWYGFSNNIIVTNDNLNRTDVVQNYFGAGLRANLSLNDSFLDQTRFGLSVFGDSYGSSEINATLKPEMEFEIAGEKIQTNVSVDYLNTSFDQNYEGTTDLASSYLNLGLSPSILILRDDLELNLGASVFYSLDSESSESNIFVYPNINASYRLAGEYFIAYAGLNGELKQNSYKAFVDNNPFVSPTLAITPTDQQYVGSLGAKGKLSDVISYNIKGSYANVEAQPLFKSNTNTFPLGGLLEDYEYGNSFGVVYDNIKTVSFFGELNFDITKVLRLGLNAEYFSYNTDTQEEAWNLPELKASLLADYKITDKFTAGANLFFVGERQAQASDFDMSGNLTTENITLDSYIDANVQLNYLINDQLSFFVKGNNLFADSYEKWLNFPVYGIQGMAGATYKFDW from the coding sequence ATGTCCAAATTAAATATAAAATACCTAATCTTAACCATAGCTATATTGGCAAGTTCTGGCCTTATAGCTCAAGAAGATGACAAAGAAACTATTGGTTCTGAAACTGTAGTTGTTGTAAAGCCCTACACACCATCTGTTAGTGATGCGTTTAAAGTAAAGCAAACGCCACAGCTTTTAGACTCTATTACTTTGCAAAAGAAAAGTATTACTTATAAAATCTTTTCTATACCAGTAGCTTCTACATTTACACCTACAAAAGGAACTGCAGCTAGAGTAGAGAAAGCAAGACCAATTCAGGCTTTTGACAGTTATGCAACTTTAGGTGTAGGAAACTACACATCTGCTTTTGCAGAATTTTACACCAATTTTGAGATTAATCGCGGCGAGAACTTCGGTATTAATTTTAAACATAACTCGGCTCAAGGAGGCATAGATGATGTTTTGTTAGATGATAATTATTACGACACTAATCTTGGTTTAGATTACTCTTTTAGAGATAGAGATTTAAGCTATACAATTGGTTTAGATGCGTTGCATAAGCAATATAACTGGTACGGTTTTTCTAATAACATTATAGTCACTAATGACAACCTTAATCGTACAGATGTTGTCCAAAATTACTTTGGAGCAGGTTTAAGAGCAAACTTAAGTTTAAATGACAGCTTCTTAGATCAAACAAGATTTGGCTTGTCTGTATTTGGAGATAGTTATGGCTCTTCTGAAATTAATGCCACTTTAAAACCAGAAATGGAATTTGAGATTGCAGGCGAAAAGATTCAAACTAACGTAAGTGTAGATTACTTAAATACTAGTTTTGACCAAAATTACGAAGGCACTACAGACCTAGCCTCTAGCTACCTTAACCTTGGTTTAAGCCCAAGCATCTTAATATTAAGGGATGACTTAGAATTAAATTTAGGAGCTTCTGTATTTTATAGCCTAGATTCAGAAAGTAGTGAATCTAACATATTTGTATATCCTAATATAAATGCAAGCTACAGACTAGCTGGCGAGTATTTTATTGCTTATGCTGGCTTAAATGGAGAGCTTAAACAAAACAGCTATAAAGCATTTGTAGATAACAATCCATTTGTATCTCCTACTCTTGCAATTACGCCTACAGACCAACAATATGTTGGATCCTTAGGAGCAAAAGGTAAATTAAGTGATGTTATTAGTTATAATATTAAAGGAAGTTACGCTAATGTAGAAGCACAGCCTTTATTTAAATCTAACACTAATACCTTTCCTTTAGGAGGTTTGTTAGAAGACTATGAATATGGTAACAGCTTTGGTGTTGTGTATGACAATATTAAAACAGTCTCCTTTTTTGGAGAACTAAACTTTGATATTACAAAGGTGCTACGATTAGGGCTTAATGCTGAATATTTTAGCTACAATACCGACACCCAAGAAGAAGCTTGGAACTTGCCAGAACTTAAAGCATCTTTATTAGCAGACTATAAAATAACTGATAAATTTACTGCAGGCGCTAATCTTTTCTTTGTTGGAGAACGCCAAGCTCAAGCATCAGATTTTGATATGAGTGGTAACCTTACCACAGAGAACATTACATTAGATTCTTATATTGATGCTAATGTGCAATTAAACTATCTTATAAATGATCAATTATCATTCTTTGTGAAAGGAAACAATCTTTTTGCTGATAGTTACGAGAAGTGGTTAAATTTTCCTGTTTACGGTATACAAGGAATGGCTGGTGCCACCTACAAGTTTGATTGGTAA